Within the Mycteria americana isolate JAX WOST 10 ecotype Jacksonville Zoo and Gardens chromosome 23, USCA_MyAme_1.0, whole genome shotgun sequence genome, the region tttaatttaaacagcCCCTTGGAAAAGCAGGCACATATGTCTGCTCATGGAGAAATCAGCCAGCTGCTGACATGAGTTGCTCAACGATTCCCCGTGGGAGAGTCATCTCGGGCGAAAGGGATTTGAAAAAACAACACGAGTGTTTCACATGCGGCTGCTCGACAGCTTCGACCCCCCCACGGCTGCCCCTTCCCTCGTCCTCCCCCACGTCCTCCCCTTGCACAGCCCGAGGACCAGGCTGTCTCACTCCCTGCACAACAAGATCCCAAACATCcgaagggagaagaggaggagcacGCGTCTCTGCTGTCCCAGGGCACAGCCGGCGCGGCTTGTGCGACGCCGTCACCCACGGGTGCAGCCCCCCGTGGCGCAGCCCGCTCCCCGGCTCCGGTGCCCCCAGGAATAGCCCCTtgcgctgccccttccctcccctctcctgggaAGTCCTGGCTGAGGCCAGGCTTTGCCCTGAGCGCTTCCAGCTTCGGGTGCCCACGGCAAAGGGAGACGCAAGGGATCCCAGCCCTTGGTGGCTGCGTGGGATCCAGGTCCCTTCAACGCCCTTAGCACGGCAGCCTTTCCCGACAGCCCTGCCAACAGGAGCATCTTGGCCTGATCAGAGGGAAACTTTGCTCTGGAAGGGAGTGGAAaggccccaaaagctttgctctgaAGGGTGATGTAGCCACATTTCCCTCCTCAAAGGTACGGGATGAATTATTTAAACCTGTAGCGCAGCAGCTTTGCTGAATTATTCAGGGGGATTTGGATTTGTAGGCCAATGAAGCAGAAGCAAACTGAGCTGAGCAGCACACTGAATAGTCCCAAGAGAAAGCCAggccctttttcctcttctttttcccctggtAAGTGGTAGAAAAGCAGCCTGTACAATACTCGGGATGAGTCCTGGGAGCGAGGGAGGCAGGCAAGTCAGACAAACTGCTTTttccagcagaatttttttgCTGCCCAACTGGTTACTGGCATGCGTGCAGGGCTGGGAGATAAGCATTGCATAACCCAGTGAGTAAtgctgaggaggaggggaggagcaggaggaaaaggctGCAAGAGGGAAAACCTCTGCTCCTCTCTACCCGGTGAGAAACCCCCCCTGAGCTCCGGGGTCGGGAcagcacaggggctggggggattGCAGCTTTGgcagctgatttttctttctgatcccAAATGTAATGCCcggctccagctcctgcctgcagcttggGATTACCCGCTTGCTCTCCCCACCTTCACCCACTGAAATACCATCCATCAGCTCCCTCCGCAAATCAGAAGCAAGGTTTGGAGCGCACAGTGCTCTAAAAGATAATATAGCTGAGGGTCTGTGTACATCTGCCTTTTGTCTTGAATGCCCCGAGGAGCCAaattttccagcttctctttctgGCCCTGAGGACTAGAAACTTTGTTTACTATCAGAGCTCTTGTAACGAAATGACGCCAGGATGACGCTTTAGAAGCATTCCCAGTTGCTGCGTGAGATCTGGACTAGACAAGCAAGACTTTGCGGTGTGATTGGGATGTCCGGCTAACAGATACCCAGATTAGCATTGCAGATCAATACCGAGAACCACACAGCGACTTATCGCTGTTTTGCAACTCCGCCGGGCAGAGGAAGCTGTTTTGTTTAACTGTGAAAGCAAACTTTGCTCTGAGGCTCTGGGGACGTAGTCTGGGCTTGTCTCTATTTTAGCATCAAGCAAAGGAAGAGGCTGAAGAGCTACCAAGGAGCTGAGATGTGCTCttatcattaattttaatgggaaaGGAGCGGATGAATCCCAGAAGTGGAAGAGGAAATTTCAGTCTGCCTTTATAAGCTCAGATGTGATATGTTTTTCTCATgaccttttggggttttttgctgctaaACTGTCTGGGATCGAaaccagggctgctggctgcttcTCAGGGCTTCAGGAAAGAAAGCCGAGACCAAAGTCTGGTCTAAGTAGGCTTGAACTCACCAAGTGAAagtctgctgctgggctgggaaagCCACGTGGAGTTCACTTTTCATTCCAGCTTTGACTGGCTTTATTTTACCTCAAATTATGGAGCGTGCAAGGAGAGAGCGCAGAGGAGTGCTGACAAGTGTCACGTCGGTGCCACCTCGCTTTGCTTTGTCCTTAAACCCCATCAGGAAGGGTACGGTCGGAGGGGATTAGCTGGATGGATTCTCCTCTCCACCTCAACCAAAACAAGAAacatccccagccctggctggaaATGGCTTTGTGCAGCACAATGAGGACAATATCACGGGCACGTCAGGGATATCAGCTGGTGGCTTGGCCACAGCGGGGCTGAGCTGATTAATATGCATCACCCCCTGCACAACAGCCTTGCAAAGCTTAAAGCAAAGCCCGCATGACACATGAGTAGCCACCACTAGCATCAGCCAAGAGCCTCCTTGGCCACATACATAAGCTCCTCTCTCGCTATCTTGCAGATCGCTACCGTAGTATTTACCCACCGACAGGATGGCTAAGCCGGCTTCTTTTCTATCCTGCAAGATATGAGAGCACACACGTGTCCCTGCAGCTCCACCGCAGTTCTGCCGAGCAGGTTCACAGGCTTTTTGTCATTGTAATCCACCTGCCCAGCCGAAATGATCAAACACCAAACACTCATTCTTCTCTGCTGCATTTCATCTCCAAACCCCTGGGCAGGGCCAAGCACAGCACTTCCCCGCAGCGGACGGTGCACGCTTCCAGCGAAGGTGAACCTACTGCAGGGATGCATTTTCAGCTTACGATTTGCTAAGGAGCTGGTTTTTGGGAGGGGTGAGGGCTGATGCTCCCAAGCGCTCGGCAATCCCAAGGGCATACCCCAGCCCTGAAGCCCCAAGTCCCCGCTCCGTCACCTATAGAAAGGCTCAGACTTTGGGCAGCCCCCCAGCAACGCTCTCACGTGCAAGCTGCACCGCAGCTGGctttacctgctgctgctttctccccactTGGACGGGAAATACCCGGCCATGCGGTTTTGGGAAGCAAAGCAGGGCATGTGCGAGCAGAACACCTCTGCTCCCCGTACCGGGGTGGCCGTGACACCCCCCTGTGCTGGGGCACAGCCTGGCCCACCCTGCCCGGCTACCGGCCCCGGCACCAGGGATGCCCCTTCCCCGTGCCACCGGCGCTTCCCGGCTTGGCTCCGCGTCTGGTGCCTGCATTGCTATTTAAAATTCATGTGCAAAAATAAAGGTACTATTTATTCTACCAGCATCCTCGTCCTGTTCCTCCGGGTACCATCTGAGCCCTCCAACCCTCCGGAGCATTTTGCAggttcatttccttttcccaggCTTGCCTCACTCTTCCAATATTGCTTCATAGCTCTGTAGGGGAAAAAGTCATTAAGTACACCTAGTTCTTGCTTTTATCACTGATCTTCTTATCTTGAAATACCCTTAAAGAGCATTAAATTAGTATGAACTAAGTTATATCCAATTTCAATggatttgtaaataatttgttagtaaaaaaaacaggaaaaaaaccctgtctttGTCATTTCTGCTTATCTTTTATCCTAAAATATAAGGGAGAAGGGACTCTCATTCAATCTATCCATGCAAATCCACTTAGGGCTGTATCCAGGATGACTACGCTAAGTGATTAAGAAAGACTAGTAGCAAGTGGAAGGGATCAGGGACTGACTCACTCACCCACTACCTGTGCCCTGAACGCAGCCGGTCCcggcactgccagcagcaggcagaggtgcCAGACGCGAGCGAGGCAGGCGAGCATCTCATCCGCCCCAATTTACCCCAAGGAAACAAGTTGCTGGTATTTCATCACCTGTTTGCAGTGAGGGTGCAAAAAGTcgattattttaaatttttttcgcTTGGATTTTGTTGGAGGAATTTTTATTCTCTCCGTTAATGAAGGTGGGTGACAGGGGCATGTTTGCAGGGAGGTCTTGCACCAGGGCTCAGCTCCCAGTATCGGGGAAATCCAAGTTCCATGCCACGCTGGCAAGGACAGCCCCTCCGGGACGCAGGCAGGCATCTGCCCAAGCACCCACAgacgggcaggggctgggcatcCTCCCCGCGCTCCTCAATACCCAAATTTCCACGAGGGCCCTTTACGAGGACTCTCCAGGGCGCCCTTGCCCTGGGAAAGCTTCCAGGTGACTCGGGGAGGTGAGGCAACACCACGTAGTCAGACTCGTTTGCGGGGGCGAGGACACGGCAGATGGGGCGAGTGCTGACATGAACGGGACGGATGAGCCGGGGAGGATGAGTTTCAGCCCAGGAGGAGCCGCTCCAGCACGAGGCCGATGGGGCGGCAATGCGGGCTGGGGgacaccagcccccccccccagccagccgGGGACAGCCAAGGGACACAGCGGGGCTGCGGCCACCCTGTCCCCCCTCCATGATGATTGAACTTCTGAGCTCCTGGCTGCAAAATCTGCCCAAGTCAGGATGATTCCTGAAAAGCTGCAGATACAACCGCTGGCCCATCTGGTACAAATAACTTCTTGGCTTTGCCGCCTTGTTTTGTTATGACTTACTATAGAAACACGAAGCTCCGCTCGACTGAAAATgaatcataattttcttttgtgccttttcCACTTGAGTGAAATCCTGCTAAACCATTCCTCTGTGCTCACATGAATAcactttcttcttgttcttcttcttcttgctcttcttcttcttgttcttcttcttcttcctcctcctcctcttcctctcttcaaTTTTTAGGTCCTAAAATAGCAAATTCGAGCTGACTGCTTTCAAGGCAACGAGGCACCCGCAGGATTGTGGGAGCATTGCTCAAATCAGCAGAGAAACCAACTAAGCTGCcaggaaacaatattaaaaaaagcaggGGGGTGGATCTCGTCTGCCGAGCGCCAGCTCCATAAATCAAAGCCCTGCGGTTTGTGCAGAGCTAAAAACCTCGCTTCTCCCGTGCTCCACCCTGGCATAACTATTTTCGCTCGGTGTCAAATGCCCTGACAGTGGGAGCCGAGGGCTGGGATTCGGGCGCACGCCGGcggaaggcagggctgcagcagaccTCGCTGCTCCGGTTCGCACCGCCTGCCTGTTCACACGGCGCCGGCCAGGCTCCCACAGCGGGAGCAAAGCAAACCCCGGCGCCgagccccagcctctctcctcgaGTCGTGCCAAAGGCTGGCAACCGCGGCGTGACCGTCCACGGGACACGAGCCCGGTCCCATGGGGATCCGCCAGCTCATGGGTGCACAGACCAGTTTGAGACTGGTTTAGTCCCCGTCCCTGAGGACCTGCAGTCCTCTCGTTCCTGAGGGTCCTGCTGGGCCCACCTGCCTCTCCCtgcgctgctgctggggctctgtgCGCGCGCAGGGATGTGCACACTAATGCTCTACCCAGGATGGTTTCCCACGCCGACTTTGGGAAGGGAACAGCCGCAGCTCTCCCGCCGTACAGCCAGACACACGCTGTGATGTGCTGGGGCTCCCATCTTCTCCGACCCCGCTCCATCTCAGCACTGAGAAGGGCAGGAGCTGACGTGGGGCCTGGGGGAGCCGCCGGCCGCTCCCCAGCACGGCTCAGGTGCGTGCCGGAGCGGGGGGAGCCTCCCTCGCTGCATACCTGACCGGGACACAGCCACGCAGCACCGTGCACGGGGCAAGTCCAGATGTGCTGCCAGCTACCCAGCAAATTCCTGAGCGCTGCGTCAGCTGTCGATGGCAAACAGGCCTGCTCAGTGCGCGCAGGCAGGAAACCTGCCTCCGTGTAGGAAGAGATTAACGACTAGGTGAGGAAGAAGGAGGCAAACAGATTTCCCCAGGGGCAGACATACAGGGAAGGAAGGGATGTGGGAACATAACTGCACCTCCAACCCGGCTCCAGCTTAGCGGGGAGCAGCGGGACACACCGAacgctgctcagggcttggaAAGTCACAGTGCGTGTGGGTACCTTCCTCCTGATATGGGAAAAATCACATCCGCACGAGCAGGATGGGCCTTACCTGTGGACAAGTGCAGCCTGCTTGGGCTACAGAAATCGGTAGCAGGGCCCCAGCTTGTATCGCTTCAGGGAGGTGATTTAGCAGAGATGCTCAGGGTTTTTCCTTTAGAGCATCCCTCCCCACTGTTCAGCACTAAAAGCAAGGCCAGGAGGGGTCAGGAGGCCGGTCCCCCCACACCTGCACCTTGGCAGAGCAATTCCCAGCCCCACAGGAGGTCCTCAGTCCACGCTGACCTCCGCCTGCTGCTTTGGGGATGTTTTCAGTACCGGAGGGTAGGGCCGTGCACAGAGCAAACTCCTGCCAGGCTTGACAGCACTGGAGCCAGGACGGGAGCAGCCACCTGTGCGCACGCCGCTGCGGCTCAGCTCCCCCTCGTCCTGCGTTTATTTGCCTTTCTGCCCGATAAACGTATGCACACGGGCACTCGCAGCAGAGCGGCCACGGGGGTGGCTTGTTTGCGGAGACAAAGCCACTGAACCTGAGCATCGGCCTGAGCAAGGTGAGGGTCCTCTGCTGACGCCTGACAGCGCAGCTGGCTCTGCACCCGTTGTAGCTGGAGTAGGTCTGCAGGtaccgtgcctcagtttccccatctgcaccTAGGACGGCTCTGGCCACAGCCCCACCAATTCTGTTCCCCGTGGTCAGGGGCCTGGGGAACGTGTCCCGATTTCTGCCGGGAGGACTAGCCGTGCCAGGAGCGAGAcacagcccggcccagcccagtgCTCGTCCCAAACGGGGGATATCGGAGACTCAGCTTCTAGTCCCTGCTCCAAATCAAGCAAAACAGGAACTTCAGCCCAGGCCTTTCCCGCCCGGGCgagctccctccctgctggctgctttccccGGGCTCTCGGCTCTTTTCCCGAAGAGCTTCCCAAGGCGCCAGACCGAATCCCAGTGCCGGCCAGGAACGGACGCACCGACGCTCCGACCGCGGCCGCGTTAACCCAAAgcacctctcccctcttcctctcccgCAGCCAGCGAgggaaacccccccccccccctccccgacccACCgccgccgagcggggccgggacaCAAAggccgggggctgcgccggggcgggccgctgcgcgggcgcggggctccaggctcctcctccgccgccgccgccgccgccgccgccgcgccggggatGCTGCTGCCGGGCACGCACCGGGAGCCCCGcggagcgccgcgccgccgcgcagAGGAGGCAGCGGCCACCCGAGGTGGGCGAAGCCCCGCGGCTGGGGACGGAGGGGAGGcggaggggtggggggcggggAGCGGTGCCGCCGCCCGGGGAGCTCCGTCCTCCGGGCAGAGGGGCAAGGGacggggatggggtggggggggggggctgagctgcgCGGCCGGGActccccccgcccggcgcggcgagGGGGCTGCGAGCGGAGCGCGTCGCGCTGGGGTTAAGCGGCACGGCGGGCACCGCGCCTCGGCCCGGGCAgagccggccccggcgctgcggggatGCCCGGCGCGGCACCTTTCCCGGCCCGACCCGCCGCGACGAGGCGCGGGGGTCGGGCACAAAGGGCGGGAGCCGCTGGCcgagcccgcggggccgggctgcctgGGAGAGCGGCCGAAATGCAGCGCGGCCCCGGCTGCGCATCCCCCTGCGAGCTCTGCCAGGTCGGAGCCGCCAGCGCGCTCCGCTCCGTCTTTGCACTTCCCTCCGAAGTCTGGAAAACTTCTTTTCAAGGCAACGAGAAAATTCTGCCTGTTCAGCACCTTGGTTCAGGCTGCTGCTGTTACACAGTCCCCAAACTCTccgggaagagaaagaaaggagcagaTGCCTTTGGTTTGTTGTCATCAGCACTGAGCCGTCCTCGGGAAAGGGGCTGCCTGCCCGTGGTGGAAATTCTTTGCCGGGAGTGCCTGTGTGCATGGGGTGGGACGGGCAGCAAGCGGGTGGGTGCAAGAGGATTAGCAAGCACGGAGGCTTGCGTGGGCATCGGGTACCTCTGCGTGAAAATACAAACGGTATCTGGATGCGGGTGGCGATGCGTGTGAGCGTGCAGCCAGGTATCGCTGGAAGTGTGTTAGCCTTTCCTCGGGTGCACGGACGCATGGCCAGGCAGGTCTGTCGATGCTTTCCTCGGGGTGTGTGCGCACTGTGCAGGCTGCGGGATCTGTGCCTATTTGTGCGCACGGGTAAATGCGTGGGGTGGGGGTCACCGCTGACCGGAGGATGCACAGCTCTCGGGGCTGCCCGCCCAGGTCCTGGAAAGCCAGGGATTAACCTCTGCCTTTAAAAGCAGCGCTTGGAGCGTTGCCGTGGCTGTGGCAGAAGTCAGCTCTGGGCTGTCACTTCTCACCCCGCTGATGCTCTGCCTTTGGTGCCAGATCTGCACAGCCCGGCAGTCACCGACTCCGGTGGGGAACAAGCACGGAGCCGGGTCCCGGGCTCGGTGCACGACGCTCCCTTTGCTGATCCGGCTGAGGAGCTTGCACCTTGCTGCCTCCAAAGGGGCTGGATGCCTCCTtgggctctgcagagagcaccTCGCTTTTTCTCATAGTTCAGGCATATTTGGCCACGGGTACAGTTCCCAGTGGAGTGGCAGGAGGGTCCCGCACACAGAAGTTGGCCCAGGATTGGGGAGGGTCCTGAGGATCCCCAGCTCCCATCCAGACCCCTCCAGCCCTGATTCCCCCCGCACGGCTGTGCCCACACACCTCGATCCCAGCTGCAGCGGCGGTACCACTGCATCACTGCTACGAACCCCTTTCTCCCTGGGga harbors:
- the LOC142420080 gene encoding uncharacterized protein LOC142420080 translates to MPWQRAQPLERVHVAGLRLEAWQGAESIPQWLTGGSADPRKRLAAGVGVSRPSVRKTSSGEEFGQPRHRSRSLHSAHTPRGKHRQTCLAMRPCTRGKANTLPAIPGCTLTRIATRIQIPFVFSRRAAGLRPPRVAAASSARRRGAPRGSRCVPGSSIPGAAAAAAAAAEEEPGAPRPRSGPPRRSPRPLCPGPARRRAMKQYWKSEASLGKGNEPAKCSGGLEGSDGTRRNRTRMLDRKEAGLAILSVGKYYGSDLQDSERGAYVCGQGGSWLMLVVATHVSCGLCFKLCKAVVQGVMHINQLSPAVAKPPADIPDVPVILSSLCCTKPFPARAGDVSCFG